The following coding sequences lie in one Cannabis sativa cultivar Pink pepper isolate KNU-18-1 chromosome 5, ASM2916894v1, whole genome shotgun sequence genomic window:
- the LOC115705960 gene encoding uncharacterized protein LOC115705960: MAMNAFLFSLKPTLKALPSLSPPTTRSQLTPPPPVQPRNPTYGFLQNPKAMVGLLGVGAGLTLTLMGPASAIELGSFQLSEPSNALSLPTWAVHVSSVVEWITAMALVWQYGEISGNESWKGLSWGMVPLLGGAFCACTWHFFYNSESLEVLVALQAALTVLGNATMCLAAFRIYKSSEERSKEL; the protein is encoded by the exons ATGGCAATGAATGCCTTCTTGTTCTCTCTCAAACCCACGCTCAAAGCTTTACCTTCTCTCTCTCCTCCAACTACTCGTTCCCAACTGACTCCTCCTCCTCCAGTTCAGCCACGAAACCCTACTTATGGCTTCCTTCAGAATCCAAAAGCCATGGTAGGTCTACTCGGAGTCGGGGCGGGCTTGACCCTAACCCTTATGGGGCCCGCTTCAGCTATCGAGTTGGGTTCTTTTCAACTCAGTGAGCCCTCCAACGCCCTTTCTCTTCCCACTTGGGCCGTTCATGTTTCCAGTGTTGTTGAATG GATTACAGCAATGGCTTTGGTATGGCAATATGGAGAAATTTCTGGGAATGAATCTTGGAAAGGCCTTTCTTGGGGTATG GTACCCCTGCTGGGGGGAGCATTTTGTGCGTGTACATGGcatttcttttataactctgAGTCTCTTGAG GTACTGGTTGCTCTCCAAGCAGCCTTGACAGTTTTAGGCAATGCCACAATGTGTTTAGCTGCATTTCGGATATACAAATCATCAGAAGAGCGTTCCAAGGAACTATGA